The DNA sequence ATAAAATGGGCTTTCGCTTGTAGACGATTGTGAGATTAAGATCTGCAGACATTTGCAGTATGACCAAATTTGTTGCACAACTGACAACAGACTGAATTGTAGTTGAAATTATTACGCCCTTGAGATGGAGCATTGGAATTGTTGTTGCACCATTGAGAATTAGAGTTGTTGGTGTTGGGTCGATGAGGGTTGTGGCTACTGAAATTGTTAAATTTGTTTTGAGTAGCAACTACTACTGTAATTGGAGTGACTACCTTCTTTGATTCCTCACGTTTAAGAAAGAGTTCATGATCAAACAACTTCTCATACAACTCTTCATAGGAGATGATTGAATCTCTTGCTCGTATTGCAGTAGATATCTCACGAAATTTTAGTCCAAGACCACTAAGAACTTTCACAATTAATTCATCATTAGAGACTTTAGTATCTGCTGTTGCAAGTTCATCATAGAGAGATCTAACTTGATGAAGATAATATGCTATAGAGCTTAAGTCCTTCGTAAGACGCACAAGTTGGTCTCGAAGACTAAAAATTCATGTTTGAGACTCTTTCGCATAAGCCGTGTGGAGAGAGTTCCATGCAATTTTGGTCGTGGTTGCTGCAGCAATGGTCAGATCTACAGAAGCCACAATTGCATTCTGTATCAGTTGGTCCTGGCAAAACTAAGTATTGTAGCTAGGATTCTCAATTTGTTGGTCACCTTGTGTGAGAGTGGGTGATGGGGCAGGAGATGTGCCGTCAAGATGACCAAATAAGTTGTGTCCATGCATAAGCATGGAGATTTGTGCTTTCCAGGTTACAAAGTTGTGGCTGCCAAtaagtttaattaataattaggaTACTGGATTGAACTAGATAATTGAGTTGGTGGTGGAATAAGCATTTAATACATTTATGTTGGTGGCAATTTTTTCTGTAGTTGATTTAGGAGTTAGATGATCTTACTTGTTTGAGTTAAAGAggtagctctgataccatattaacAAAGTGGAAATCAAAAGAATTCTTTCATTAAATTAGAGAACTGAATTTATACACAAGTATACAGCAGAAACTCCTACAATACAGGAGTTCTATTCAAGTTTAAACTAACCAGAAATTAAGAGATAAATcagaaaatcaaaaataaaatggttgATTCAATCAACAAACATAACAGAAGATAGCTGTCAATATTAATACAGAAATACgtgctaataaaattttttatgaatttcagAAACAATGCTATCTGAAATTCCTTTTCTTACTTAGATGAGTTTGCCAAATTCCTTAtaaatgaatgttttatgaaTTTCAGAAACAATGCTGTCTAAAATTCCTTTTCTTACCAGATGAGTTTGCAAAATTCCTTAtaaatgaatgttttatgaaTTTTAGAAACAATGCTGTCTGAAATTCCTTTTCTTACCATATGAGTTTGCCAAATTCCTTGTAAATGAATGTTTTTGCTAGACTGTCTTAAAATAGCATTGCAGAAACAATGCTGGTATGGAGCAAAGGTATATCTATTCATTACAATTTGTGCCAATAGATTTAGGTCACCTTTCACATATCAATAAGTTATAGTCCATTAGTGAAGACTGATTATGTAACGACCTGGAATCCGGATCgttaccggcgttaggatccaggtcgacttaaagtcgccggaacccgtagcaagtctgctatactgtctgtatacctgtaaaatcttatacatgatcatacattttctgtaaaagtaTAAAACTCTGCTCTAAACCACGgctcaacatgtgcatgcactatctctgtacttaactcatttcctttacacttaaaacattcaaacttactaaaatactttaaataaacataaatcttacccttctagagagttccgacatcctgaattccaccggaaagtagaattccgataccggactctagccaggtattacaaattattattgaaacttctttataaaattttttaatataaatttatcacaataatatataattattattactgttataaaattataatcatagatattttataataaaattatgattattattaaaaattaattactgacaataataaatgattattaaaaataataaatatgcttcaattttttattttaataatgtttataattttcgttgttattataattttttatatatcacTATTATAGCaattattcatataaaaattaattgacaACTAAAAACGAGAATAAATAAATGCAATGTATTTTGAAAAAACTAATATATAAGTAGCTAGCTGCAATTAGTCAATTTTTTTCCCATTTTTGGACCGACTTAGACTGAAAATTGTCGGCTTGAACCATCAATTTCGATTTGGGGATACAAAAGATTCCTACCCAGTTCTTTACAATTCATggtaaaaaaaaggaaaaaaagttcTTCATAATTCAATCTAGGATCGGTTCGATCTGGTCCAGTTTGCTGTCAAATCAGCCGGCAATTGTCACTCTTTGTCGTATTACACGAATGTGATACACGCACGACTCACATAACTGTAATtgaaaatatcttttttttttgtcatgaATGTTTATCACATGCAGGAAACAACACTAAAGAAATCTTCttacataaattaataaattcataaGCTTTGGACAGGCACTGAAATTAACATGTAATTATCCACAAGAACAAATGATTATCTTCTCTATAAATAACCAATCAGCAATCTCCGGTTCTGATCATACAACATAGACTTCGTAACCGGTAGAAATAATGGCAAGAACTATGAGAGCTGTGGATTCATTCATGGCGATGGATGAATATTTTTCTTTCCCCACTTTATCAACTTCTGGTCATATTAGCCATTTTGCTGATTTTCTCTTCTTGGGTAAAAAGAAGAGAAGTCAGAAAATGATGAGAAAACTGAGAACTACAACTGTGGCTTCACTTATTTTTTACAATCCCATTGTAGAAACAGTAGCAGAGAAGTCTGTGAAGCTCAAGATCCTAGCAGAGATGACTCTGAGGAATCCTGAAATTGATTATTGGGAGAAAATGCTTCGTTTCTTAGATAACACTGACTCTAGCCTCAAGGGTCTTGTCTTCCAGCTCGTTAGCACCCACATAGATCCAAGTAATAATAAACTTTTGTCTATTTTCTTCTTGCTTCATAGCAATCTTCttgtattttctatttattttgtgGGTTTTGTTTTGTCTTGTGAAGGGACAATGCAAGCAAACTTAAGCAACGAAGCTACGTTGGAATTGTCGAAAATCAATAAAACTGAAGGCAAACAAGTTTCTTACAAATTAGAATTTCAGGTTGATTCAAACTTCGGTGTACCAGGAGCTATCACAGTGATTAATAAATATCAGAAAGAGCTGTTCTTGGAAAGTGTCACCATTGAAGGAATTGTAAAGTTTGCTTGTGATTCCTGGGTTCAACCAGACAAGATTCATCCTGAGAAAAGAATCTTTTTCTCCAACAAGgtaaaaattcttaatttcttACAACAAACTAGTCTAAGTTAATTAATCGTAGTACTTATATGGAATGTTGTTTTGTCGGATTTAGCAGGTTTATTTACCTTGTCAAACACCACTAGGGCTAAAAGATTTGAGAGACATGGAACTTAAGCAATTAAGAGGGGATGGAAAAGGAGTAAGGAAATTATCAGATAGAATATATGATTATGATGTATACAATGATTTAGGGAATCCTGACAAAGGAGTTGAATATTCTAGACCAACTTTAGGAGGTGAGAATTGCCCATACCCAAGACGGTGTCGTACTGGACGTCGCCCCAATAACTCAGGTTAGTTAGTCTAGATAGATAATTTAGaatttacttaaatttttacGTGTTTttacgatttaatttaattctctgCAGATGACAACACAGAGTCTCCAGTAAATGAAGAATTGCCAATATACGTTCCGCGAGACGAAGCCCTTGACGAATCGAAAGCTAAAGCAGTAGATGAAGGAAAGTTGAAAGGATTGGTGAAAAATGTGATTCATAAACTAAGTAATGTGGCGACGATGAAGAGTGATTGTATCAAGGATTTTTCAGAAGTAAATTCTCTGTATAAAGAAAGGAGTCTCTTGGGAGTACAGACACcaatggaaaattggagaaggCTTCCATTGCCATCTATTCTCAGCAAGATCCCTCTCTCCATAACTGAAATATCCAAATTTGACCCTCCAAAGGGCATTTCTCGTAAGCAActaatatcttttcttttttaataacttAGCTGACACTCATAACTATTATATATCAAATTagagtaaattatttttataattctgaAATATActaaactttcatttattttgacggaaaatattttttaaaactttcgTTTCAGGGGCAGCATCTTGTTGCTTGCGAGATGAGGAGTTTGGTCGTTTGACGCTTAGAGGTTTAAACCCTTTAAGCATTGAGAGGCTCAAGGTTAGcacatttaatttttcaaataaccaaaaacttaattttaatttttaatttattccgtTGGATTTATTTTACAGCAAATCGACGAGTTCTAAGTCTCTTGTGTTTGCATAAAGGTTATCATTTCTCTTTAATAGATACCGATTGTGTCATCTAAAAATGACAGAATAATGAGTTTTTTTCATAGGTTTTTCCTCCTGTAAGTAAACTGAATCCCTCCATCTATGGTCCACAAGAATCTTCGCTCAGAGAGGAGCACATCGTCGGTTATCTCAATGGAATGACCGTACAGCAGGTAAGAGTTTGCGTCACTGATAACTCGTTTCTCCTGCTTTTGCTTGCTTTCAGCTATTGTGTGTTCTTTCCTCTCTTCAATCTCCTCTTTTGCTTGTAAATCCTCGCCATTTTCAGGCAATAGAAGAGAAAAAGCTGTTCATTCTGGACTATCATGACATCTACCTTCCAGTTTTGAATCGAACAAATGCTCTTGGCGAACGTAAAGCTCATGCAACACGTACAATATTCTTCCTGAATCCATTGGGAACGCTGAAACCTATTGCTTTTGAACTCAGCCTCCCACCGATGGATAAGAGTTCACCGTCAAAGCAAGTTGTCACCCCGCCTGTGGATGACACCAGTTACTGGCTCTGGCAACTAGCCAAAGTCCATGTTTGCTCCAACGATGCTGGTGCCCATCAACTGATTCATCACTGGTATGCAAAACCCAATTCTCATAGTTAAAACAGAAATgttataattatcaattaatttatgGTGATTAAGCTGCAGGTTGCGAGTTCATGCATGCATGGAGCCATTTATTATAGCTGCACACAGGCACTTAAGCGTGATGCACCCAATTTTTAAGCTTCTCAAGCCTCACATGAGAGATACATTGGCTATAAATGCACTGGCTCGTAAAGTTCTGGTTAATGCAGAAGGTATCATAGAGTCTTACTTCTCTCCAGGAAAATACTGCCTGGAGATTACTCAATCTGTATACAGAGATTGGTGGCGATTCGACTTGGAGGGCCTTCCTGCTGACCTTATTAGAAGGTATAATTAAAAACTACAAATCTAATAGCATTTTGTCTCTTTATTAGAATTGTGTAAGGTTGTTTGGAGTTCTAAACTGAAAATCTATACTACATATTAATAAtcgtattaaattaaatttattttatagttcTATTTCTTCAGTGAAATTGAATTAGAATCATTTAAAAATTGTATGGTatcgaaattaaattaaaatttaattttatacacatattttttataattttttaggtATATAGTATATTATaaacataattatatatatttatatgcattaatatcatgttatatattatagtcattatattatatattataattatagacaatttacatattattattctattttattcatctatctttttttaataactttaattaaattatcactTAATTACAAGTATATTACTatatttatgttatatttaactatttgttacagatatatattataattaaattttatattataaatgtatattaaataatacacttatattattattttcatggtTAATTTTGTATGTATATATactttatataaatttcaaatagtttatgtgtgtattatatatataaaatataatttgtattaatggttaactttaaaacttaaatgataatttaattataattttctatgaaaaaactgcataaatttattttaaaaacaagAATCAGAACTGGAATCATATGGAGCTGAATTGAAACTAAAGAACTGAAAACCATACTAAATCGAAGTTGAAATAGCAAACAATTAAATTGGCACCACACACTGTACTCTTTATGACTTGCTGAATGTTAATTAATTATCTTTGGTTGCATTTCCTTGTAGAGGAATAGCAGAGCCTGACCCAACCCAGAAACATGGCTTGAGATTACTTATCGAAGATTACCCATATGCCAACGATGGACTTCTCATATGGTCAGCCGTTGAGACATTGGTTAGAACATATGTGAACTACTATTATCCAGAGGCAAGTTTAGTCCAATATGACACTGAGCTTCAAGCCTGCTATAATGAGTTCATCAACGTAGGCCATGCAGATGTTTCTCATGCCGATTGGTGGCCAAAACTCTCAACTCCAGAGGACCTCGCCTCCTTCCTTACTACCATTATATGGATTGTAACAGCAGAGCACGCAGCATTAAATTATGGGCAATATCATTACGGTGGATTCATCCCACATAGGCCACCATACATGAGAAAGCTGGTGCCCAGTAAAGGCAATGGTGATTTTCTTGCAGACCCACAAGGACATTTCTTGTCTTCATTGCCAAGTCTGTCTGAAACGACATATTTCATGTCTGTGCTTGATATACTGTCCACGCATTCAATGGATGAGGAATATATTGGTTATAGGAAAGATCTTTCAACATGGGGAGGTGACCCTGAGATCATTGAAGCTTTCTACAAATTCTCAATGGAGATAAAGAAGATTGAAAAAGAGATTGAAAGAAGAAACGCTGATCCGAAACTTAGCAGCCGTTGTGGGCCTGGTGTTGCAGCTTATGAACTGCTCTTACCAAGCTCAGGTCCTGGGGTTACGGGCAGAGGGGTAACCAACAGTATATCAATGTGAATAATGCAACTCAATATAGAGTTAGCCATTGATTAGGATGGTCTTCGTATATCCAATgattatgtaaaataatttttctatatgtGGATCGGTCTGatccaaaatatataaaaatgaatttcatttaaatttattataaaaaagttcACTTTGtctattttaataagtttttctttaatttgatttagttaGGTAAAAACTAAAATTGTAAAGGAAATAGATGATGAGATTTGTTTTGTTGATTTTTGGAAAGTCACTTTTTTCTTCCCATAAACTAAAAACTAATGTTATAATGGAAAGGTATATTCCATATAATTTACAACATAcgcattaattatttttattatctctaCTAACATTcatcttttttataaaaatttatcataattattttaaccactgtaaaagaataaattataatttattacatGTCATTTAATAAACTTACAGTTTAGtttctaatatttaaaattcaccTAAATcgaaaaattcttaaaaaaatcattcaaaTACATTCTTACATACGAATAAACCTAAAAATTAATCCCCTTTATTGTTGTAAACTCAATTAAgtttacaataattttaaaacaaattatcaaaatatcat is a window from the Manihot esculenta cultivar AM560-2 chromosome 16, M.esculenta_v8, whole genome shotgun sequence genome containing:
- the LOC110603975 gene encoding linoleate 13S-lipoxygenase 3-1, chloroplastic-like isoform X4, whose product is MARTMRAVDSFMAMDEYFSFPTLSTSGHISHFADFLFLGKKKRSQKMMRKLRTTTVASLIFYNPIVETVAEKSVKLKILAEMTLRNPEIDYWEKMLRFLDNTDSSLKGLVFQLVSTHIDPRTMQANLSNEATLELSKINKTEGKQVSYKLEFQVDSNFGVPGAITVINKYQKELFLESVTIEGIVKFACDSWVQPDKIHPEKRIFFSNKVYLPCQTPLGLKDLRDMELKQLRGDGKGVRKLSDRIYDYDVYNDLGNPDKGVEYSRPTLGGENCPYPRRCRTGRRPNNSDDNTESPVNEELPIYVPRDEALDESKAKAVDEGKLKGLVKNVIHKLSNVATMKSDCIKDFSEVNSLYKERSLLGVQTPMENWRRLPLPSILSKIPLSITEISKFDPPKGISRAASCCLRDEEFGRLTLRGLNPLSIERLKVFPPVSKLNPSIYGPQESSLREEHIVGYLNGMTVQQAIEEKKLFILDYHDIYLPVLNRTNALGERKAHATRTIFFLNPLGTLKPIAFELSLPPMDKSSPSKQVVTPPVDDTSYWLWQLAKVHVCSNDAGAHQLIHHWLRVHACMEPFIIAAHRHLSVMHPIFKLLKPHMRDTLAINALARKVLVNAEGIIESYFSPGKYCLEITQSVYRDWWRFDLEGLPADLIRRGIAEPDPTQKHGLRLLIEDYPYANDGLLIWSAVETLVRTYVNYYYPEASLVQYDTELQACYNEFINVGHADVSHADWWPKLSTPEDLASFLTTIIWIVTAEHAALNYGQYHYGGFIPHRPPYMRKLVPSKGNGDFLADPQGHFLSSLPSLSETTYFMSVLDILSTHSMDEEYIGYRKDLSTWGGDPEIIEAFYKFSMEIKKIEKEIERRNADPKLSSRCGPGVAAYELLLPSSGPGVTGRGVTNSISM
- the LOC110603975 gene encoding linoleate 13S-lipoxygenase 3-1, chloroplastic-like isoform X2 produces the protein MARTMRAVDSFMAMDEYFSFPTLSTSGHISHFADFLFLGKKKRSQKMMRKLRTTTVASLIFYNPIVETVAEKSVKLKILAEMTLRNPEIDYWEKMLRFLDNTDSSLKGLVFQLVSTHIDPRTMQANLSNEATLELSKINKTEGKQVSYKLEFQVDSNFGVPGAITVINKYQKELFLESVTIEGIVKFACDSWVQPDKIHPEKRIFFSNKVYLPCQTPLGLKDLRDMELKQLRGDGKGVRKLSDRIYDYDVYNDLGNPDKGVEYSRPTLGGENCPYPRRCRTGRRPNNSDDNTESPVNEELPIYVPRDEALDESKAKAVDEGKLKGLVKNVIHKLSNVATMKSDCIKDFSEVNSLYKERSLLGVQTPMENWRRLPLPSILSKIPLSITEISKFDPPKGISLSGAASCCLRDEEFGRLTLRGLNPLSIERLKVFPPVSKLNPSIYGPQESSLREEHIVGYLNGMTVQQAIEEKKLFILDYHDIYLPVLNRTNALGERKAHATRTIFFLNPLGTLKPIAFELSLPPMDKSSPSKQVVTPPVDDTSYWLWQLAKVHVCSNDAGAHQLIHHWLRVHACMEPFIIAAHRHLSVMHPIFKLLKPHMRDTLAINALARKVLVNAEGIIESYFSPGKYCLEITQSVYRDWWRFDLEGLPADLIRRGIAEPDPTQKHGLRLLIEDYPYANDGLLIWSAVETLVRTYVNYYYPEASLVQYDTELQACYNEFINVGHADVSHADWWPKLSTPEDLASFLTTIIWIVTAEHAALNYGQYHYGGFIPHRPPYMRKLVPSKGNGDFLADPQGHFLSSLPSLSETTYFMSVLDILSTHSMDEEYIGYRKDLSTWGGDPEIIEAFYKFSMEIKKIEKEIERRNADPKLSSRCGPGVAAYELLLPSSGPGVTGRGVTNSISM
- the LOC110603975 gene encoding linoleate 13S-lipoxygenase 3-1, chloroplastic-like isoform X3, with the protein product MARTMRAVDSFMAMDEYFSFPTLSTSGHISHFADFLFLGKKKRSQKMMRKLRTTTVASLIFYNPIVETVAEKSVKLKILAEMTLRNPEIDYWEKMLRFLDNTDSSLKGLVFQLVSTHIDPRTMQANLSNEATLELSKINKTEGKQVSYKLEFQVDSNFGVPGAITVINKYQKELFLESVTIEGIVKFACDSWVQPDKIHPEKRIFFSNKQVYLPCQTPLGLKDLRDMELKQLRGDGKGVRKLSDRIYDYDVYNDLGNPDKGVEYSRPTLGGENCPYPRRCRTGRRPNNSDDNTESPVNEELPIYVPRDEALDESKAKAVDEGKLKGLVKNVIHKLSNVATMKSDCIKDFSEVNSLYKERSLLGVQTPMENWRRLPLPSILSKIPLSITEISKFDPPKGISRAASCCLRDEEFGRLTLRGLNPLSIERLKVFPPVSKLNPSIYGPQESSLREEHIVGYLNGMTVQQAIEEKKLFILDYHDIYLPVLNRTNALGERKAHATRTIFFLNPLGTLKPIAFELSLPPMDKSSPSKQVVTPPVDDTSYWLWQLAKVHVCSNDAGAHQLIHHWLRVHACMEPFIIAAHRHLSVMHPIFKLLKPHMRDTLAINALARKVLVNAEGIIESYFSPGKYCLEITQSVYRDWWRFDLEGLPADLIRRGIAEPDPTQKHGLRLLIEDYPYANDGLLIWSAVETLVRTYVNYYYPEASLVQYDTELQACYNEFINVGHADVSHADWWPKLSTPEDLASFLTTIIWIVTAEHAALNYGQYHYGGFIPHRPPYMRKLVPSKGNGDFLADPQGHFLSSLPSLSETTYFMSVLDILSTHSMDEEYIGYRKDLSTWGGDPEIIEAFYKFSMEIKKIEKEIERRNADPKLSSRCGPGVAAYELLLPSSGPGVTGRGVTNSISM
- the LOC110603975 gene encoding linoleate 13S-lipoxygenase 3-1, chloroplastic-like isoform X1, giving the protein MARTMRAVDSFMAMDEYFSFPTLSTSGHISHFADFLFLGKKKRSQKMMRKLRTTTVASLIFYNPIVETVAEKSVKLKILAEMTLRNPEIDYWEKMLRFLDNTDSSLKGLVFQLVSTHIDPRTMQANLSNEATLELSKINKTEGKQVSYKLEFQVDSNFGVPGAITVINKYQKELFLESVTIEGIVKFACDSWVQPDKIHPEKRIFFSNKQVYLPCQTPLGLKDLRDMELKQLRGDGKGVRKLSDRIYDYDVYNDLGNPDKGVEYSRPTLGGENCPYPRRCRTGRRPNNSDDNTESPVNEELPIYVPRDEALDESKAKAVDEGKLKGLVKNVIHKLSNVATMKSDCIKDFSEVNSLYKERSLLGVQTPMENWRRLPLPSILSKIPLSITEISKFDPPKGISLSGAASCCLRDEEFGRLTLRGLNPLSIERLKVFPPVSKLNPSIYGPQESSLREEHIVGYLNGMTVQQAIEEKKLFILDYHDIYLPVLNRTNALGERKAHATRTIFFLNPLGTLKPIAFELSLPPMDKSSPSKQVVTPPVDDTSYWLWQLAKVHVCSNDAGAHQLIHHWLRVHACMEPFIIAAHRHLSVMHPIFKLLKPHMRDTLAINALARKVLVNAEGIIESYFSPGKYCLEITQSVYRDWWRFDLEGLPADLIRRGIAEPDPTQKHGLRLLIEDYPYANDGLLIWSAVETLVRTYVNYYYPEASLVQYDTELQACYNEFINVGHADVSHADWWPKLSTPEDLASFLTTIIWIVTAEHAALNYGQYHYGGFIPHRPPYMRKLVPSKGNGDFLADPQGHFLSSLPSLSETTYFMSVLDILSTHSMDEEYIGYRKDLSTWGGDPEIIEAFYKFSMEIKKIEKEIERRNADPKLSSRCGPGVAAYELLLPSSGPGVTGRGVTNSISM